CCCATAATACTTTATTGTAAACCAGTGGAAAGTTGTTAAATTTAtttgtatatttattttaatgtgTTTCTCAtccaataatatatatatatattgctgtaaaataaatattaatttttatgtcaACGGTTTTTTCATTCAAAATGTTCCTCCCAATGGGAGCTATTAACcttgtaatttaaatataaataatataaattatatatccAATAATTTATTCTAATCTCAGTTTAAAAATATGTCTTCTAATCTTTGCACGACATATTTTCATCATCAAATTATCACATATATATACAATTATATAATTatgaaaagtactaaaattatattataatttatctttaaattagttttaacttgaatttattttcatgtaaaatatttctCATGTGAGAATTTCTTACCGTGtaattcaaatattaaaaattgtaactatatatatatatacacacatattAATACATTTTAATGTCAGTAAGACATTTTTAGTATCAAATTGCTCTTGTAAATATCAGTTCTTGTGTTATATTTGTACTTATGATAATATATTACTACTTTCGTTGGAAGAGAAAGTTCACACGaattaaggaaaaaaattatttgtgttgattttaataaaagtattatttgttttcctatttcaacctttagaatgtattttatctttcttcatttattgttcatGTAAAGACATTTCTaggaaaaatatcaataatGTCTCTTAAAAATCTAAGTGGATataggaacaattttttttcttcaaagtggacagctCATAAGGAACGGAGGTAGTATTATTAAAGCCAATATATTaccaattttaaaaatcaataaaaataataacCTTATTATATAAtagtaattatatataattttagataatcagttattattaaaaaataattactttgaAGTGGGTATTTCTTTCAAGAataatcattttaaattttatattaccCGTATGTGTTTTTCATtatcattaaaaaataataagtttGAAATGTGTTAGTCTTCTAAGATAAAAAAACTTAAGATACTAATTATTGATTCCCGTGCATTATATTTTTCTATATAAATGTATTACCCAAAGTTACATGttgtaatttttatattttcaatttatgtTCAACATTACTCATAAGTTTTCGAGGTTCTTGGGAGGTTTCAGCTATAGTGACTGGTTAGGTTAttgtacccatgttgagagggtTGTTACTCAAcactttatatatattatatttcgtttttgaaaaaaaaaatttgcacccaccaggaatcgatctctagatctccccctacccaacccatatgtccccaactcctaccacttgagctattactttcacaatcaaattataattctTCTGTATATATACCCTTAAATTATTTACACAGTTTGGGAAgaatactaaaattaaattaaaacatattttcttttaatttcaacttaaaagtatttttatgtaaaatattCCTACTCGTATGAGCTTTATAATATGTAACTTAAATAAAAGTTATATATGTTAATTTATTCCAAttcccataaaaaaaaaaatcatatttgtatatatatttaactttaaacttatgaaaaaaatctaaaatttattgaatattattgtttgttattttcagattgaaaatattttaatataaacgTTCTTCCCTGTGGAATCCTTatttttcacaatcaaattaaaatggttttgtatatctactcttaaaattaattaaaagtttgagaatattactaaaattatattgaaacattttctattggtttcaacttgaaagtattttcatgcaaaatcttcctcatgtaggagctttttactatataattattaaatattgagtaaatatgtttatttttctctaattcaATGTGGAAGCCCTATAATCACAATGAAATTATAATGCTTCtatatatctactcttaaattatttaaaaagtatgggaaattattaaaattatattcaaacattttctattagtttcaacttgaaagtattttcatgcaaaacgTTTCTCATGTAGGGTACtacataattaataaatatggaCTAAATATGTTTTTCTCTAATTCCCCGTGTGAGCCCTATATggctatattcacaatcaaattataatgtttttgtatatctactcttaaattatttataaagtaTGAGAAAcatactaaaattaaattaaaacatatactCTATTAGTTCCAAATTGAAAGTATAGACtatatttgttaatttattcCAACTCCAGTGTGACTAATATTTAGatcaaaatttcatattttttttatatatttacttaTAAACTCatgaaaaaacatgaaaaattacattaaattttattttatgttatttttacttGGAAATATATTATGTTAAATGTTCTTTCCCGTGGAATCtctattttcaatattttttacaaATCTACTATTAAGATTATTTAAAAGTCTGGAAAAAGTActgaaatgatattaaaatatgttgtattagtttcaacttgaaagtattttcatgcaaaatgttcttTATGTATgagctttttactatataaataataaatataaattatgtttATTTTCTCTATTCCACATGGgagccctatattcacaatcaatatgtttatattttctcctaaagtaatttaaaaaatcagtttatttttcaattaattttaaCATGAAAGTATATTAATGTAAAATATTCATCAGTGAAAACCTTTTATCATATAATCCGAGAATAAATAAGGAACCAATAAACACTATAACTTTCCTTTTAATGATCACTAATAGTTTAATTCAAAATTGGATTCAGATTTCCTTTATAATAGTTCATTTTTTTAATGGTGAACTTTGTTTAGTAAGTAAAGCTAATTCTTTTTTCAAAACACCCATTGACGACATACTAATTCAACACATAAAATACAAATATGTTTAAGTAAGCAATTCAAATGCATAAAACATAATCTTCCACATCATCGTCATTTGCATTATAGCTTCCACCaagaatttttcttttttagagAACATTCACAAAGCTCCAAGTCTTCAATTCTTTCAGTTCTTGCATTTCTCCAATTCATTTTTAACATTTGCAAGATACTATTCCCCAATCATGTTTCTGTTACTCGATCGTTCAATTTCTCTATTCTTGCCTTCtattttttgataataaaataCCCAAACGATATGATATAGAAGCTGTGTCAAAAATATTACCAAGGATACAAAAAGAAATTAACCATGGATTTAGCATCTTTCAAACTAATGCAACCTTGCATGATGTGCATCTCAAACTGATAAAGAAAATTACTTCAAAGGTCTTGCCAATACTATACAAATTATGACCAGCACTACATCTAGGTATTTGTAGCTCTAGTGTAAATTTGCTGACTTGCATGGGCAGAAACCATCCTGATTGAACCTCTAGCCATTTCATGCTAGAAAAATCCACTTCTTTGCGCTTCTCAATTGACATACAAACATAGTATCCTTATTAAGGCTTGTTGTGTCAATAGTAGACATGAGACTATGCTTCAGTACTGCAAAATTGTATGCCACATTCCATTAAAAATGATATTGGGTTATGTAGTGATGAAAAGCCAAGCACAAATGATTAAATGTATACAAAAATTAATTAGAACTGACTGatataaaaagtgaaaaaaaacatgaaaaagatAGAAAAGTAACAAATTACTTTGTAACACATAGATTGTAACAAATGAAAAAACATATACTCCTCTAGCTATACCCTCTTGGCATCATAAATTGTAGCAcctttattataattattcaaTAATATAGAAGAAAACTAAGATAAGTGGACATTTATTTACAGCTATACCACCTtgttccttctttttttttttgaaaaaactcTTTAGGGGGAAGCCACCAGATGTGGTCAATGGGTCAATGAGTAGTGTAGAGAGTCATGTTGATGAAGAAGCCACCACATGTGATTAATGACCCATCTGAAActgcaaaataaaaataaaattattgacCTGAAAGTACGTAGGAGTAATGTTAGTTGTTTCAAGTATATTAAATTCgatcaatttcaattataatCAAGACATGCAAAAGTTTAAAAGCAATTACGAAAAATGGTAAGAGAAAAAAAttcttaacagcaataatattTGTCCTACAAAGTAAGATGAAGGTTGCATCCATGCTACCTGCAAAATGATAaacaaaattggaaaaaaatttgttacttAGTGAGCAAACTTAAATTATAATGATTATGACATCTTATTGAATTTGAATCGATAGAACTCGAGAACCTGCATCAGCAAAAAAATAAAGTGCAAAAGGGAAGAAAATAAAGCAAAAAACAGCCAAGAAATAAACCAGGAGGCCTTAGTATAcatgaaagaaaaagagaaaattaagCAGGAGGCCTTAGTATTTTGTGGGGCTTTCTCTTCCACAAAATTTATATTGCCTCGTGACCTCTTTGTGGAGACTAAAGCAAGATCAATTGTGTTAGCCATTGATGGAGGCCATGGAAGTTGGAAAACTCATCACCACAGATACAGTACTGAAAAATATGGTTGGAAAACTTGGGTTGAATGAGCCAAGGCTTTATGCTTGAATGATTGTTGATAGAAAAAACCACTCATATATATAGCATAAGGTGAAGGAATAAGAAAGGTTTTGATTTGGAAGAAACTATTCAAAGATGTTAAATTTTCAATAGCATGCGTATTAACTCATGTTGTTGGGAGTTGACACAAACATATTAGCCAGGGTTGAAAATCGTGTTTAGCTAGTTATCATtggaaaaacaaattaaaaattcaaataCCACCTTTAATTATCTTGTGTAAACAAAAAGCAGCCTTGAAAAAAGGGAAGCATCCATGGGTTGAAATCTTTGGATTTccatttcagaaaaaaaattagaaacaacAAAATAAGGGGGAATGAACAAACCATTATTGGGCACAaatagagaaaaacaaaacacaaagtCCCAATATCCATTAATGGGGCgtgaaaaataaaatagggAATGGAGAAGGGAATGTTAAGCCAATCAATGGAGGCttaagaatttgaatttttttctgatAATAAGGAAGTATGGTTAACATATATAAACGTGAAAAAATAATGTGAGAAAGGGaataaaaaaagagagagaaaaagaatgaaattaaagTTAAATGCACATAGAAAATAGATAGAATTAATTCCTTAATGGGGCgtgataaataaaaatagggAATGGAGAAATCCAATCAATGGAGGCTAAATAATTTGTAAATTTTCAGATAATAATGAATGAGGGACCAGATACATAAACGATTTTTCAATAATATGAGAAAAGGgaggaaaaagagagagaaaatgaatgGAAATTAATGTTAATTGCACATAGAAATTTGACCACCATTAAATCCTTATAATTATATGATGAGACCGAGATAATGGAGGAGAGAAAATATGATGGAGATAGTGGAGAATGAAGGATGGAGAAATAAATCTGAATATAATAATCCAAATGGGACACGTGTCGAGTTGTAGTGCAAAGGGAAGGGaataaaatattgcaaaatattCAGGAGCTGaggtttttgataatgacatgcTTGGAATGTTActgctttaatatatatatatagattttatttttaatatataataaagtCAAATTTTTGGCAAGGCATTAATTCTACACATCATTGCTCATGACTGAAATTTTACATGtgattatttatataattgtgGTAATTATCGAATGTTGAATCAATCATGGTCATTTATTAGTTTTGATTTTGGTAGTTTATTCTTTATCTCACAACCCTATCATTAAATTGAAATGTATATCTTTATTCATGAAATGTATCCATATTTCTCTGCACATTGTAAGTGATTTCTCTCGACTTTCATTGAGTTAAGTTTGCAAACTAATAATTTGTTTGATATGTTGTATAATATATAGCCTAAGGACACATTTGGTATGTCGTATTAGGCATGATGGTATAACATTATAGACTTATCTATTATTTGGTGCTAGCATTGTATTATATAAGTTTATCAATCCAACAACTCTTTTATATTAAGATGAGCAAGCCTCCAGCATGAAGCTTGGACGTCGATCTAAGTTGCCCGGTGTGCGGTCATGAAGACGAGAGTGCGAATCACTTGTTTTTACATTGTTCGGTTGCGCGAGGGAGTTGGTTCGTTCATCTTGGTGTGCGAGTGGAAGTTGGGATGGAGCTGATGGCTTTTATGCGGGAGGTGCTTTGAGAACGTGAGAGCTAGGTAATTTCACAGGTCCAGACGTTGATGTATTGCCTATGGGAGGCACGAAACAAGCTCCTTCTTGAGGATCAGAGGGTTGGTGTTCAGGCGGTGTTGGATCGGGTAACCGCAATAGGTGCTTCACTGGCGACGACGCGGCCTGAGGTGAGGGATGAGCGAATGATTGAGGGTGTTTGGAAACGTCCAACAACTGATATAATTAAGGTAAACATGGATGCATCGTTTGGCAGTGATATGTATGCTGGTTTTGGTTTGGTAGGTAGAGATGAGCATGGTGAAATTATGGCAGCAGCTTCTTCATACCCGACGGTGGCGGCTACATCGACCGAGGCGGAGGCTCTTTGTCTCTGCTGGGCCATGGTTTTGTCTTCAGAGTTAGGCTTAAGGCATGTCCATTTTGAGACTGATAGCTTACAGTTGTTCAATGCTTGGAATAAGGATGTAGGAAAGTCTCTTTTATTTACTATTGTTCAGGATTGTAAGGGTCTTTTGAGTTTGTTTGATTctgttgttttttcttttattcgtAGGCAGACCTTTGTGCTGACTTTATGGCCCGTAACGCCTCTACCCCCTCCGATGTTGTTTGGGTGGAGGAAGGTCCTCCGGGTTTGTATGGCCTTCTTTAGGCGGATTATGTGGCTTCGATGTCGGCTatgatttaatatattttatgttacgttaaaaaaaaaagatgatggaTTATTCAATCCACATATAGATGATGTATAAGGCCTAATTAGAGTATGATGTGTAAgctacatgaaaatatttaatcaactgtcaccaccaccaccctccaccttcgggttttttttcctgaataatgttaaaagaaaaattaattagcaaaaaggggtgaaatatttttatttagcgAAATGTGGTAGTTTTGGTCTTTTGGACATGTAGGATGTGATGTGGATGGGGTCTCTTgaattcacaattttttttgcgAATTGCAGAGAATCTCCGCATCGTGTTCCCAAGGCGGCTGGAAGACTCCTTGAATTCGCAATATTTGTGCAAATTGTTGCCTGCATGAAACTGATAGCTTCCTTCGGAATAAATTCCGCGAATTCATAAAAGTTATTGACATATTCAATTGACTTGGAGGTCCAAGGTTCTATTATAAAATTGTTTGCCCCATGTAGGAGTAGATCTCAGACCTCCAAGTCGATTGATATGTCAATATCATTGAGGCgctatttatttcatttttctactggagaattatatatataaccTTTATGAATTCGCAAAATTTATTGCGAATTTCGCATATAGGGGCTGTTACTGGTCTGCAGATGAACTGAATCTCTCAAGTTGTTGAGCAGGAAAGGGAACCTAGCAGATGCACTCATTGCTGATGCTAATCATTTATAACATTGAAAGAAATATACTATAGAAAACGACTCCAAAAAAGGAAAATGCAAGAGAGGTTGTTAACTAGGTTATCGGGTCCTGACAAAGGATGGAAACCGGCTTTCCTTAATCCCGATAATGGTGCGGGAGGAAAACAGACAGATCTATGGCTGATAGATGGGGAACTACCAACCTCCACAGGAGCCGCTAGCTCTCTAATGAAATCCAGTCCCCTCGAGATGGGATGCAGTAGAGCTAAAATATCATCGGAGGAAAAAACTTGATTACAACTGGTTTACACGACTTCAGGCAGATAAAGCAGCTACAAAAGCTATGCCTGTCAATCGAGTAGGTGATTTTGGATTAGCTCCTGGGATTTCGGGTCGTTTTACTCTCTTTCAAACAGTAGACTTTTCAACCATTTTTGCTCGTGCTAGTGCCCCTAGAAATTCTTGGATTTCTTGCAATATGAGATTGAATGCATAACTCTGATTTGTATTTTACTCCTCGCTGCCGATGGGGGACTATCCATGGAAAATTACATGATGCCTCACGGAGCTGCCGAATCCTCCAATTCGGATTTGTTTACCTACACTTCCGATTTGGTGGAGGATTCGGCCAGTTCCGGGCTTAGTAGCTCGGTCAATCAGCCGATTCCGGGGCAACAAGCTATGCCTCCCGCTCTTCCTGTAATGCAGGAAGCTGCTAATCCGGTTCTGCCCGACGTCCCCTACCCCTACGATGAaattatttggggggggggggactcGATAGATCGGATAAAATGGTGGTATTTCTATGAGAAGCTCTACGGCACCCACGATTCCCAGTAGTAAGTCGTCGGCATATCGCACGTAACAAATCCTTATGAAATAATGGGTTTTTATTTTGAACGGGGCCTGTTTACGGGCCAGGCTTCTTTGTCTGGGCAGTtagctaaaaaaaaaaagcaagaaatGAGAGCTAGAACTAATGCCACGCCACGGTCTATGTCTTTTGACAAAACTTTGCTAGAGGGAACTCTAGGATGATCATCTGGTAGGTCGTCAAGGGTCTCAAGGGCGAATCTAGTTGGAAATCCGGTCTGTCTGTCAATCAAGAAAGAAAGCTCTAGTTCAATTCAAATTGGTCAAGCGAAGGAGGACATAGAATATAACTATTGAAAGTGACAGACGTCGGGCAAAAGAAAAGCAGGTTTCAGAGCTTAGATCCGGGTACACAATTGCTTCCTTTTACTAGGAAACTGTGAGTTTCATGTAGGCAACAATTTGTAAAAAATATTACGAATTTAAGGAGTCTATCAACAGCCTTGGGAATACGCAAGAGTCCGTGAATGTAGAGATTTTCTACAATTCGCAAAAAGACTTGCGAATTCAAAGGATCTCATCCACGTTAGATCTCACATGTTCAAAACTACCCCATTTTGCTAAATAGATTTTTTTCACCCTTTTTcgctaattaatttttttttaaacattattcaaaaaaaaatccacccCAGCCACCACTAGcccgcctccaccaccaccgcaaccACTACTATCACCTTCCAACACCACCCCCGAACTGCCACCACCATAATACATCCATCAACATCATCCATCACCACTACCAGGACCACCTTCCAACACCGCTGCCACCGCCTCCGTCACCCTCCACTATATATCATTGTCTTTGCCACAACCATCTCCCTCCACTGTTGCCACCACTCGACatcaccacaaccacctccacAACAACCGCCACAATCACTACCCTccatcactgccaccaccatcttCACGGCCCACTAACACCATCCTCATCTTTATACTatctatcattattcaatattttataaaacatagattaaattaatttaagcaAAATGATAAGTTATACAATGTATAACCAAACCctgtataatattaaatttttaacaGGTCTAATACTATCAGTTCTTGTACTATTAGACCTTATATTATACGACATACTAAATGAGTCACGATATTATTAAGCTTGATTGtataaaacttaataaaaatttaatacaaTATAGCGTTTAGTATACACTTAATGACCTTTGTGCCAACTTAGTTTCAATATTTCAATATATTTGactaaagttaaaaaaaaacttaatagtTAGTAATACTCATGGCCTCATGGGTCTAGTATCTCATTGACAAGTTAATTTTGTGGTGTTTTACAAAAAACGAAAGCGCGGCAGCGAAACCCCCAACTTTTCCCGCGAAACTGAATTCTTCGCGCGAAAAAAGCCACTCAGCTCCTCTTCATAGCTCAACCGAGACCCACTCGCACTCACATTCACGCACACAACACACTCCTCAAACCGCCGCAATCGTCTTCACTCTTCACCCTCATGGCTTCCTCAACACCACTCAGCCGAAGAAGAACCCGCGCCCCCAAACCCTCACGCCGCCGCCACCACGACTCCGACTCCGACTCCGACGTCGTCTGCATCGAGTGCGGCTCCGGCGAGTACCCAGCCGAGCTGCTCCTCTGCGACAAATGCGACCGCGGCTGCCACCTCTTCTGCCACCGACCCATCCTCGTTTCTGTCCCTAAAGGCTCTTGGTTTTGCCCCTCTTGCTCCCATGACAAACCCAAATGTATGTATCTTCTTACATTTTGCAAACCCAGATCTTAAGGTTTTGTTGTTTTTGAGTAATAATAATCACTGTCGTTTTCTTGCAGCTTTTCCTCTTGTGCAGACCAAAATCATTGATTTCTTCCGAATTCAACGATCGCAGGATGCTCCCGCGGTGTCGAATCAAGGTATTGTGAATTGAATTTGATAATTGTTAGTGAAATTAATGGAAACCCTAATTGCAGAAATGATTCTGAAACCTCCCAACTAGCTAATTAATGGGTGATTTTTCAATTTCTGAGAATAGTCAAACTCTAGGAATCTAGGATTTTTGTTTGACCATTGAGGTTAGCGAATTGGAAGTGCATGTTGTGATTGTTTCTCATCTGGtttgtttctgggtttttaGATTCCCGGAAGAAGCGAAAGCGTAGCAGCTTGTCCGTGTCGAAGAAGAAGCGGAAGCTGCTGCCATTCGTCCCTAGTGAGGACCCTCAAAGGAGATTGGAGCAGATGGCGTCGCTTGCGACGGCGTTGACGGCAACTAAAGCAGAATTCAGCAATGAGCTTAGTTACATGCCTGGAATGGCACCGAGGTCTGCTAACTGTGCTGATTTGGAGCATGGGGGAATGCAGGtagttaattaattatttttttgtactAATTTGTTCTTAGTTTGGTCAGTTTGGTGCATTGATGAAATTTTATAGTGAAATAATATGGAGTAATAAGATTTGTATGTTTTCAGTGTGAGTTTGTGGCCACACATTGGATAAGAATGAGATTGTAGTGTCATACTTTCTTGGTAGGATGCTGTTTTACCCATTGCTGAATTAGGGACAGGGTTCCCTTCCCTTCTTTTTGGTCTCAGTTACAAAAAAGGGTATCATGATTCAACTGTTGAGTATCTTGTGATGGTCCTTTTGGCCCATATCATTTGCATATGGATTGTTTGGTGTATATTATAGAGTTTATCATAACCTCTTAATTTTTTGTTTGGACTAGCTAGTATTTTGGACATTGAAAAGTAAGAGAGTAGAGTGAATGAATATGTAAAAATACTATATTAGAGGAATAAATACTCAGATTAGTTCTGTAAAGATATTCTTCTGCACCAGTTCCCATCACTTGCTGTTTGCCTGTACAGTGTACCACAATCTCATTACAACATTTGCTTGAACGATGTACAACACTGTATTTCATAATTGTAAAgctttaatttgaatggtgCAAAACTTCAGTACGGGCTTTTAGCATCAGTAGTACTTTATTCTTCCATTGTTTCTATGCATATTCTAGACTTGCAATTCACACAAGTTTGTATCTTTTGACTCAGGTCATGTCAAAAGAAGACTCCGAGACTTTAAACTTGTGCAAAAGTATGACAgaaagaggagaatggccaccCCTCATGGTTGTTTTTGATCCTGTAGAAGGGtatgtgctgatgcaacataaACTGGCACTATCCGTTTTTACCCTTGCAGTCTAATCTTCACTTTTAACTTTCTCTTTATGCAGGTTCACTGTAGAAGCTGATAGATCCATAAAAGATTTGACAATAATAACAGAATATGTTGGAGATGTAGATTTTTTGAAGAATAGGGAAAATGATGGTGGGGATAGCATTATGACTCTTCTttcagcttctgatccttcacaAACACTTGTCATCTGTCCAGACAAACGTAGCAACATAGCACGTTTCATTAATGGCATTAACAACCACACACCGTAAGTTTCTTCCAGGTCAATTCTTATTTTCTACCCTCCATATGCTGCCTCCTAGCTTTGATGTTTTCGAAAGTGGCAAGTCTATCCAAACTAAATAACAAAGTTTGAGAGTCTTGCATGGTCATCACCGCTGTCCAAGTCCAGTTCaacattttcttttcaattgaaaaattaattggTGGAAACAACAACTAATGATTTCACTTGTTTTCGTGCAGGGAAGGAAAAAAGAAGCAGAATTTAAAGTGTGtgagatttgatgttgatggtgaATGCCGGGCTCTTTTAATTGCTAACAGAGATATACGAAAAGGGGAGAGATTATACTATGACTACAATGGCCTTGAACATGAATATCCAACTCAACATTTTGTCTAATTCGGGGTCCCTCTGTCGATAATCTAATGTAAGAAATGATTAAACTGGGAATAATAAGCTCAGGATTTTGTCCACTAAGTCTATTAACTGATTCATCTTGAAAGCATTACCCGCAGCATTGGCGAGAGGAAGGAAGAACTTGGAATTTTTAAGTAGTTGCTTTATTGGGGTCGGGCGTGTATCATGTTTATTCTACACATGTCGTTGTATCCTTCTGGTGTATTTGTTCTGATTATTTATTGAATTTGTTTTACAGATACAAGTCAAACCCATTGATTAATGATAGAAGTTTAGTATATAACCCTTTTTTATATGTAAAGCACTAATGTTTTACATCTAATTTAATATTTGTATCTTATACAATATCATTGTACATTAATTTTTAGAATGTCCTTGAGAAGTCTATGTCAACCAGTTCAACAAGGCTATTCCAGGGTTTTTGGGTAAGCAGCCAGGAATTTTGGCAAACCCAGGGACTTCCATGTACAATTCTTTTTGAATCCTTCTCATACTGTAAAGATATCAAATACACCTTCCCTACCTCCTCAATTTTGAATCCCACAGGGTTGCACCATATATTGCTTAGAGCACTCTTGAGCTAT
This is a stretch of genomic DNA from Lotus japonicus ecotype B-129 chromosome 1, LjGifu_v1.2. It encodes these proteins:
- the LOC130734390 gene encoding histone-lysine N-methyltransferase ATXR6, with protein sequence MASSTPLSRRRTRAPKPSRRRHHDSDSDSDVVCIECGSGEYPAELLLCDKCDRGCHLFCHRPILVSVPKGSWFCPSCSHDKPKSFPLVQTKIIDFFRIQRSQDAPAVSNQDSRKKRKRSSLSVSKKKRKLLPFVPSEDPQRRLEQMASLATALTATKAEFSNELSYMPGMAPRSANCADLEHGGMQVMSKEDSETLNLCKSMTERGEWPPLMVVFDPVEGFTVEADRSIKDLTIITEYVGDVDFLKNRENDGGDSIMTLLSASDPSQTLVICPDKRSNIARFINGINNHTPEGKKKQNLKCVRFDVDGECRALLIANRDIRKGERLYYDYNGLEHEYPTQHFV